DNA sequence from the Alteribacter lacisalsi genome:
TGTTGTTGATTACCGCTCCCTGCGCTCCCTTTCCGCGGGCACCGCTTCAGCCGGTGCTGTTCCCGCAGGAGTGTCGCGCGTTCGCTTCAATCAACGATAGAAATATCAACAATGAGCTTTAACAGAGCTTAATTTTTAAACGGAATGATCACGTTGGAACTTACCCAGCTGCGGATTGCATCAATAAGCGAATTGAAGAAGTTAAGAATGGAGTCGATCAACCCCTGCCCTTCTTCACTCGCAAGAAATTCACTAAGGTTGTCGCGAATCTTTCCAATCTGATCCTGCACTTGGTTCCAGTCAATATCAAGGTTCTGCATGCGCTGGAACAATGAAACCAGGCCGTTCTTTTCATCTTCAGTAAGTTCAATTCCAAGCTCACGCGCAATCCGGTCGATGAGATCACGCAGATCTTCTTCAGTTTCTACGTTGCCCTCTGCTATTTCTTCCTTAATTCGTGTCATTAATTCTGCAGCCTTATCCACCCCTACGTTTTCCCCAAGCTGGGCGGTTTTGACCATTTCCTCATTGGCCACCTGCTTCTGCTCTTCCGGAATCACTTCATCAGTTGAAAGTTCGTAAGCTTTAATGAGACCGGTAAGTGCTGCCGTACCGCTGACGTTAAACGGAGCCGTCACGTAAATGTCCGCATCCTCCACGCCGGCTGTTACCAGGGCGTTGGCGTACATCGCTTCAGTTACCCAGTCAATCCTGTTCGTTTCCACATTAACTCCTTCGCCCTCTTCAAGAAGTGTAATTTTGGTTGAAGAAAGGGCATTTGTACCGATTCGGCTCGCTGATATATAATCTCCCAGGTAGTGATGCTCCTCTTCATTGGTTACTTCGACCAGCAATACCTCGTCTTCATTTACTTCCATCTCATCAAGAAGTTTAGACCGCTGATCGCTATTTAAATCTTCTCCGAGTGTAACAATTACGTCACCTGGTGCTGCATCGGCAAAACTGATACTCGCAAATGCGAACCATCCGGCAAACACCGCCATTGTACTTTTAAATAATTTTGATTTCATCTTTCTCATTTCTCCTTCCGGACTGCAGTGCAGTCTCTATCTATGTGTATAGTTTACATTTTTTTCTTATATTGCAAAAGACCTCTGTTAAGCGTCTTCCGCAACCGGTTCAGTTCCAGATAGTGTCAGCCTGAGCCAGACTGCAGCAACGGCGATGATTACAAGGGAGCGGGCAAACATCCCCCATTCATCAAACATCCACACGCTAAAGACAACTGGACCGAACGCTACCCCTAAAAACCGGATCATATGATAAAAAGAGACCACCATCCCCCTTTCACTAGATGAGACGGCAGTAGTTACGAGCAGGTTACAGCAGGGAAGCAAAAATCCGATGCCCGCTGAAACAGCCACCATATAAAGCAGTACTGCCAAAAATGAGTGCCAGAGAAGGGCAAGCGTCAGTGGTACAAGAATAAGGGCAAACCCCATTGTAAAATAAGTGCGGATTTCCCCTGCTTCTCCCCCCGTTTTCTTGCCTGAAATATAGGATGCGATCGTAAAGACCGTAAGGGGAATGGCAATAATAACACCTTTCAGGGCTCCTCCGTACCCGTAGATCCGTTCAATTTCATAGCTCAGGTAAACTAGAAGACCAAATAGAATAAAAAGTGCTGCCCCACCTGCCGCCATGACCGGAATAAGCCAGCGGCCTTCTCTTTTCACCGCACCGATGACAGTATCCAGATATTCTTTCCACTTCATTGGCGCCCGTGCCGGCGGTGCTTCGTGAATGTATTTTCCGATACCTATCATAGCAAGGATAGCCGTTAAAAAGTAAATCCAAAACGTGCTTGTCCATATCACAAGCGCTGCTGCAGCTCCAAGCAGCGGACTCAGTGCCTTACCGAGTCCGTTAAATACTTCCATTGCCCCAAGGGCGGTACTTCTCTTTCTGCCGGTAAACTGATCACCGATAAATGCCATAGCCAGCGAAGCCGTACCGCCCGCCCCAATACCCTGGATAAAACGGCCTCCCAAAAGCCACCTGTATGCGGCCGGTCCATAAAACAGAACAGCAATAGAACAGACTACACTGCCGGCGGCAATGGTAACCAGTGACCAGACAACTACTTTTTTTCTTCCGATCCTATCCGAAATGATCCCTGCAAACGGTATCGCAAGTGCTGCCGGAACAGAGAAAACAGTCAGGATCATACCTGACTGGAATGAAGTGATGGCAAGATCTACTTCCATCGTTGGAAGCAGCGGAATAAACATAGAATTACCGATCACCATTAAAAAAGGCAAAAGACCGAGCATAAAAACAATAATGCGTTCACGAGTGGTCATTTATCTTTCACCTGCTTCCCGTAAAAGTCTTGTGATGTTTTTTTGGATGGACTGTAATACCACATCGAAATCTCACTTGTTCTGAATTGAAATGGACAAGCATATTCTTTTTTAACAGATGTTTAATTGGAGGTGCGTGATGAAGCAGGTGCTTGTATTCGGACTTGTGGTGGTGCTGGCGTTCAGTGTTTATTATGATCTGACAGAAGGGACATTACCCGACCGGTCCGGTACCGGTGCAGCAGATGCGCCCGAATTGCAGGAAGAAACTCCAGGAGCTCAGGAGCAGGAAGTGCCCCCGCCGTTGGAGATCTCCTACCAGGAAGTGATTGTTCAATCCGGCCATACCGTATATACGATTGTCCAGGCCCTTCATCAGGGTCAGGTTATTGAAGCGAATTTTGAGCGGATTGTCACAGATTTTGAACTTCTGAATCCGCAGACCGATGCTCATGCTATCCAGACTGGCCAAACGTACCGGTTTCCAATTTATCCGGATCAGGCTCAACTGCAGAGCCAGAGGCCTTAACTCGATGTGAAGTCCTTGCCAGTATCGGGATGCGTTGATACAATATGTGAGGACACTATTTTCGAATTTTATCCATAAATATAAAGGGGCGATGATTCAGTGACCCAGATTACCCATCGCAAGAACACGCGCCCGGTACAGGTTGGTCCTCTAACGATCGGCGGAAGCGACGAAGTCATTATTCAGAGCATGACGATGTCAAAAACCCACGATGTTGAGGCGACCGTAGCGGAAATTAAGCGGCTTGAAGAAGCGGGCTGCCAGATTGTCCGTGTTGCCTGTCCGGATATGCGTGCGGCAGAAGCGATTCCTGAAATTAAAAAGCAGATCAGCATTCCACTCGTTGTGGATATTCACTTTGACTACAAGCTTGCTCTCAAGGCAATTGAAGGCGGTGCCGATAAAATCCGGATAAACCCCGGTAATATTGGACGCCGTGAAAAAGTTGAAGCGGTTGTCAATGCAGCGAAAGAAAAAAATATCCCGATTCGAATTGGCGTAAACGCCGGCTCACTTGAAAAACGGATTCTTGAGAAATACGGTTATCCTACTGCGGACGGTATGGTGGAGAGTGCTCTTCATCACATTAAAATCCTTGAAGATCTCGACTTCCACAATATTATTGTGAGCATGAAGGCTTCTGACGTAAGTCTGGCAGTTGAAGCGTATGAAAAAGCTGCCAAAGCCTTTGATTACCCGCTTCACCTTGGAATTACCGAATCCGGGACACTTTTTGCAGGTACCGTTAAAAGTTCTGCAGGCCTTGGCGTGATTCTAAATAAAGGCATCGGCAACACAATGCGAATCAGCCTGAGTGCCGATCCTGTGGAGGAAATAAAAGTAGCGAAGGAACTTCTCAAGACGTTTGGACTTGCGGCAAATGCAGCAACACTTATTTCCTGCCCGACGTGCGGCCGGATTGAAATTGACCTCATCAGTATTGCAAATGAGGTTGAGGAATATATACAGCAGGTGCATGCCCCGATCAAAGTAAGCGTTCTGGGATGTGCAGTTAACGGACCCGGCGAGGCTAAAGAAGCGGACATCGGTATTGCCGGTGCACGCGGAGAAGGTCTTCTGTTCCGTCACGGGGAGATCATCCGTAAGGTTCCGGAAGAAATCATGGTCGAAGAACTGAAAAAGGAAATCGACAAACTGGCTGAGGCTCACTATGAAGAACAGCGTAAAAAAGAAGCGGAAGCAGAGGCTGCAAAAGCAAAGCTTTAAGCTGTCACTTTTTTGACTCCTGTATATAAAAAGGGAGAACAAAAAAAGGGTGCCCCAGAGGTCAGAAGCCTCCGGGACACCCTTTTTTGGTGCTTTCCTGTGGAGCCATTAAGGCACCCTCCTGAATTTCAGGGGGTTAGAAGAACGGTGACATAAACAGACTGATAATAATCGAAAAGGCACCAATACCAATAGCCGTGTATCCCAGAGCAGCATGCCCTTTTGCCCGTGTAATAAAGCCGAGCACTATGGCGGCTGCACCAAGGATTACCGGCAGGAAGAACAGGCTGACAAGGGCGAGGGCCACACCGATGGCACCCATCCCTTTTCCATCATCTCTGGAGTCAGTGTCCTCAAAATCCGCTTCCCCATCGTCAGTATCTTCGTTAAAAGAGCTGCCGGCAAGTCCGGGATTAGGTACATACTCCGCTGATGTTTCTTCCTTGTATTCATGGCTCTCGTCGGTTTCACGGTCATAATAACCGTGATCCCGCTCTTCTTCCACAAGCCGCAAATCCGTGCGTGGTTTGCGTTCGTCCATGATCATCCCCCTCTTTTTCATCGGACGTAAGCTTAGTATGTGACGGGCTTAAGGGTCTGACCCTTTTCTTTGGTGTGTAAATAATGGAGATAGGAAGGTGTATCTAGATGACAAAAAATGTTTACAGATTCGGCATAGATATTGATGGTACGATTACAGATCCGGCTACTTTCATCCCGGCGATTAATGAGCACTTTGAGCGGGACCTGACACTTAATGACATTACCGAATACGACTTAAGCCGTGTACTCGGCATCAGCGGTGAGGATTTCTGGAAGTGGATGCAGCAGCACGAAGGCAGCCTATATGCATCCGCTGCCCTGGCAGCAGAGGCAAAGAAAACGCTTCTTGAATGGGAGCGCAAGCACGAATTGTTTTATATCAGTGCGCGAAACACACGGTTTACGGATTTGACGAAGACATGGTTTGATAAGCACGCACTCCCCTATCACCATATCGAACTTCTCGGCAAGCACGATAAAATAGATGCCGTAAAAAACCACGATGTGGATGCGTTTTTCGAGGATAAACACGATAACGCAGTCGGAATTGCCGAAGAATGCAGCATTCCGGTAGTACTTATGAATACCCCGTATAATCAGGATCCGGTTCCCGGACTCGTCCATAGGGTCAGCAGCTGGGCTGAAGCACGGGAAACCGTTCGCCGGCTGTTTGGTTAACACTCCTGGGTGCGCTAATGGGGGCTTTCAGCCCCCGCGTCCTCGTCTTTAAGTGATGAGTACAATTTGGTGCTCGCTCTTCGTCTCATTGCTCCCAGTCAGTCCTCAGGTTTAATACAATTTATCCCCTTTCTAATGCTTTCCACCCGCTTTTCATCGTATTTTAGTACGATACACAGTGAAGAACCTCTGCTTCCCCATCGAATCGAGATACCGAAAAAAACAAAACCGTCCCTCGGATGCGAAGAACGGTTCAGAAATATCCGATTATGCACCTGTACTGCTTCTTCTTTCTCCGCAAGCCCCGCAATAACCGTAAACTTCAAATTTGTGGCCGGTAATCGTAAAAGAGCTCTCTTCTTCACTGATCGTGTCCATCGGGCAGGTGTGGATGTGCTTTGTTTTCCCGCATTCCACACAGATCAGGTGATGGTGGTGATCATCAGTGGAACAGGCAAACCGGTATTTTTTCTCTCCTTCAAGCTCCGTCTCTTCAAGAATACCGAGATTTGAGAACAGACTCAGATTCCTGTAAATCGTATCAAAGCTCAGACCCGAATACGTTCCCTGCAGTGCCTG
Encoded proteins:
- a CDS encoding DUF1002 domain-containing protein, encoding MKSKLFKSTMAVFAGWFAFASISFADAAPGDVIVTLGEDLNSDQRSKLLDEMEVNEDEVLLVEVTNEEEHHYLGDYISASRIGTNALSSTKITLLEEGEGVNVETNRIDWVTEAMYANALVTAGVEDADIYVTAPFNVSGTAALTGLIKAYELSTDEVIPEEQKQVANEEMVKTAQLGENVGVDKAAELMTRIKEEIAEGNVETEEDLRDLIDRIARELGIELTEDEKNGLVSLFQRMQNLDIDWNQVQDQIGKIRDNLSEFLASEEGQGLIDSILNFFNSLIDAIRSWVSSNVIIPFKN
- a CDS encoding MFS transporter codes for the protein MTTRERIIVFMLGLLPFLMVIGNSMFIPLLPTMEVDLAITSFQSGMILTVFSVPAALAIPFAGIISDRIGRKKVVVWSLVTIAAGSVVCSIAVLFYGPAAYRWLLGGRFIQGIGAGGTASLAMAFIGDQFTGRKRSTALGAMEVFNGLGKALSPLLGAAAALVIWTSTFWIYFLTAILAMIGIGKYIHEAPPARAPMKWKEYLDTVIGAVKREGRWLIPVMAAGGAALFILFGLLVYLSYEIERIYGYGGALKGVIIAIPLTVFTIASYISGKKTGGEAGEIRTYFTMGFALILVPLTLALLWHSFLAVLLYMVAVSAGIGFLLPCCNLLVTTAVSSSERGMVVSFYHMIRFLGVAFGPVVFSVWMFDEWGMFARSLVIIAVAAVWLRLTLSGTEPVAEDA
- the ispG gene encoding flavodoxin-dependent (E)-4-hydroxy-3-methylbut-2-enyl-diphosphate synthase — translated: MTQITHRKNTRPVQVGPLTIGGSDEVIIQSMTMSKTHDVEATVAEIKRLEEAGCQIVRVACPDMRAAEAIPEIKKQISIPLVVDIHFDYKLALKAIEGGADKIRINPGNIGRREKVEAVVNAAKEKNIPIRIGVNAGSLEKRILEKYGYPTADGMVESALHHIKILEDLDFHNIIVSMKASDVSLAVEAYEKAAKAFDYPLHLGITESGTLFAGTVKSSAGLGVILNKGIGNTMRISLSADPVEEIKVAKELLKTFGLAANAATLISCPTCGRIEIDLISIANEVEEYIQQVHAPIKVSVLGCAVNGPGEAKEADIGIAGARGEGLLFRHGEIIRKVPEEIMVEELKKEIDKLAEAHYEEQRKKEAEAEAAKAKL
- a CDS encoding DUF4190 domain-containing protein yields the protein MDERKPRTDLRLVEEERDHGYYDRETDESHEYKEETSAEYVPNPGLAGSSFNEDTDDGEADFEDTDSRDDGKGMGAIGVALALVSLFFLPVILGAAAIVLGFITRAKGHAALGYTAIGIGAFSIIISLFMSPFF
- a CDS encoding Fur family transcriptional regulator — encoded protein: MNLEQALNVMKEKGYKHTGKREDILALFSREKRYLAAKDVLQALQGTYSGLSFDTIYRNLSLFSNLGILEETELEGEKKYRFACSTDDHHHHLICVECGKTKHIHTCPMDTISEEESSFTITGHKFEVYGYCGACGERRSSTGA